In the genome of Polaribacter sp. MED152, one region contains:
- a CDS encoding glycosyltransferase family 2 protein, producing the protein MKTAIVILNWNGKQLLEEFLPSVVNFSLPEAEVYVADNASTDDSISFIKQFYPTVKIIENKVNGGYAKGYNDALLSVDADIYGLVNSDIEVTQDWLKPITNEFQKNKNTAIVQPKILDFKNKTKFEYAGAAGGFIDLFGYPYCRGRVFNHLETDQNQFDDIADIFWASGACFFIKSEVFHQLKGFDEDYFAHQEEIDLCWRTQNLGFTIKYIGTSTVYHVGGATLQETNPRKTFLNFRNSLLNVVKNVPKKWFLFVIFSRLVLDGIAGIKFIIELKPVHTLAILKAHLSFYRNFIKFLGKRKQLSKTQDYNLHTSIVWQYFVLGRKKFNQLK; encoded by the coding sequence TTGAAAACAGCGATTGTTATATTAAATTGGAATGGTAAACAACTTTTAGAAGAGTTTTTACCCTCAGTTGTAAATTTCAGCTTACCAGAAGCAGAAGTTTATGTTGCAGATAATGCATCTACAGACGATTCTATTTCATTTATTAAACAATTTTATCCTACCGTAAAAATTATTGAAAACAAAGTAAATGGTGGTTATGCCAAAGGTTATAATGATGCCCTACTTTCTGTTGATGCTGATATTTATGGCTTGGTAAATTCTGATATTGAAGTTACTCAAGATTGGCTAAAACCAATCACTAATGAGTTTCAAAAAAACAAAAACACAGCCATTGTTCAACCGAAAATTTTAGATTTTAAGAATAAAACAAAATTTGAATATGCAGGAGCTGCAGGTGGTTTTATAGATTTATTTGGATATCCTTATTGCAGAGGGCGTGTTTTTAATCATTTAGAAACAGACCAAAATCAATTTGATGATATTGCAGATATTTTTTGGGCTTCTGGTGCTTGTTTTTTTATTAAGTCTGAAGTTTTTCATCAACTAAAAGGTTTTGATGAAGATTATTTTGCACATCAAGAAGAAATTGATTTGTGTTGGAGAACTCAAAACTTAGGTTTTACCATAAAATACATAGGTACTTCTACTGTTTATCATGTTGGAGGTGCAACATTACAAGAGACTAATCCTAGAAAAACATTTTTAAATTTTAGAAATAGCTTGCTGAATGTGGTAAAAAATGTCCCTAAAAAATGGTTTCTGTTTGTTATATTTTCAAGGTTAGTATTAGATGGAATTGCAGGTATAAAATTTATAATTGAATTAAAGCCAGTGCATACTTTAGCCATTTTAAAAGCACACCTTAGCTTTTATAGAAATTTCATAAAATTTTTAGGTAAGAGAAAACAACTAAGTAAAACACAAGATTACAATTTGCATACAAGCATTGTTTGGCAATACTTTGTGTTAGGCAGAAAAAAATTTAATCAATTAAAATAA
- a CDS encoding type I restriction enzyme HsdR N-terminal domain-containing protein, which translates to MQKLNLPKYNFKLKNSENKVLIFDNLRKKHFVLTPEEWVRQHYVQYLIQEKQYPVSLIALEKQLVINNRRKRTDILIFDNLGNPDIIVECKAPSIKITQDTFDQIARYNLKLKANFLIVTNGLHHFYCKMDFENENYVFLKDIPDYN; encoded by the coding sequence ATGCAAAAACTCAATCTGCCTAAGTATAATTTTAAGCTCAAAAATAGCGAAAATAAGGTGCTTATTTTCGATAATTTGAGAAAAAAACACTTTGTGTTAACTCCAGAAGAATGGGTTCGTCAGCACTATGTGCAGTATTTAATTCAAGAAAAACAATATCCAGTAAGTTTAATAGCTTTAGAAAAGCAGTTGGTAATAAATAACCGCAGAAAAAGAACAGATATCTTAATTTTCGATAATTTAGGAAATCCTGATATTATAGTAGAATGCAAAGCACCATCGATTAAAATTACACAAGATACTTTTGATCAAATTGCGCGTTACAACTTAAAGCTTAAAGCAAACTTCTTAATTGTTACCAATGGTTTACATCATTTTTATTGCAAAATGGATTTTGAGAATGAAAATTATGTTTTTTTAAAAGACATTCCTGATTACAATTAA